Proteins from a genomic interval of Streptomyces sp. NBC_01445:
- the lnt gene encoding apolipoprotein N-acyltransferase gives MTATATSVDEPEQLDPQSAPASRWARLPRRIAPAAAAVLSGVLLYAGFPPRELWWLAPLALGLFGASVYGRRLRAGFGLGFLMGLGCLVPLLSWTGVDVGPLPWLALALAESLVMALAGLGIAYVSRLPLWPLWAAGVWIADEALRARFPFGGFPWGKVAFGQPSGLFLPLASLGGTPLLGFAVVLCGFGLTALALRLKDVRGVRDRGVAVAAAFTVAPVIAGAVAAPLVSTAAEEGTARVAVIQGNVPRMGLDFNSQRRAVLDYHVRETMKLATKIKAGQVKKPDLVLWPENSSDIDPYVNPDAYAEIDKAARAVGAPISVGAVVTAKDGTPRNRQILWDPKTGPGAVYDKRQLQPFGEYMPYRSFFRIFSKDVDRAGNFVAGEKPVVFDMAGTKIGPVTCYEAAFDSVVRDQVKAGAQILSVPSNNATFDRSQMTYQQLAMDRVRAVEHGRAVMVPVTSGVSAVIRPDGSVAQHTGMFVADTLVADVPKRTSLTLATRLGGWPELLLVAVGVGGLGWAVVRSRRGGRAAG, from the coding sequence GTGACCGCCACCGCAACCTCCGTAGACGAGCCGGAACAGCTCGATCCGCAGTCGGCGCCCGCCTCGCGCTGGGCCCGCCTGCCGCGACGGATCGCTCCGGCCGCCGCCGCGGTGCTCTCCGGAGTGCTGCTGTACGCCGGCTTCCCACCCCGTGAACTGTGGTGGCTCGCGCCTCTGGCCCTCGGGCTCTTCGGGGCGTCCGTGTACGGGCGGCGGCTGCGCGCGGGATTCGGCCTCGGCTTCCTCATGGGCCTCGGCTGCCTCGTGCCGCTCCTGTCGTGGACGGGCGTCGACGTCGGGCCGCTGCCGTGGCTGGCCCTCGCCCTCGCCGAATCGCTGGTCATGGCCCTGGCCGGTCTCGGCATCGCCTACGTCTCACGGCTGCCGCTGTGGCCGCTGTGGGCCGCGGGCGTGTGGATCGCGGACGAGGCGCTGCGGGCACGTTTCCCGTTCGGCGGCTTCCCCTGGGGCAAGGTCGCGTTCGGTCAGCCCAGTGGCTTGTTCCTGCCGCTCGCCTCGCTGGGCGGCACCCCGCTCCTGGGATTCGCCGTCGTCCTGTGCGGCTTCGGCCTCACCGCTCTCGCGCTGCGCCTCAAGGACGTACGCGGTGTACGCGACCGGGGTGTGGCCGTCGCCGCCGCGTTCACCGTCGCGCCTGTCATCGCCGGAGCGGTCGCGGCGCCCCTCGTCTCCACCGCGGCCGAGGAGGGCACCGCGCGCGTCGCCGTCATCCAGGGCAACGTGCCGCGCATGGGCCTCGACTTCAACTCCCAGCGCCGGGCCGTCCTCGACTACCACGTACGGGAGACGATGAAGCTCGCCACGAAGATCAAGGCGGGCCAGGTCAAGAAGCCCGACCTCGTGCTGTGGCCGGAGAACTCCTCCGACATCGACCCCTACGTGAACCCCGACGCGTACGCCGAGATCGACAAGGCGGCCAGGGCGGTCGGCGCGCCCATCTCCGTCGGCGCCGTCGTCACCGCCAAGGACGGCACGCCCCGCAACCGGCAGATCCTCTGGGACCCGAAGACGGGCCCCGGCGCCGTCTACGACAAGCGGCAGCTCCAGCCCTTCGGCGAGTACATGCCGTACCGGAGCTTCTTCCGCATCTTCAGCAAGGACGTCGACCGCGCGGGCAACTTCGTGGCCGGCGAGAAGCCGGTCGTCTTCGACATGGCGGGCACCAAGATCGGGCCTGTGACCTGCTACGAGGCCGCGTTCGACTCCGTAGTCCGCGACCAGGTGAAGGCGGGTGCGCAGATCCTCTCCGTGCCCAGCAACAACGCCACCTTCGACCGCAGCCAGATGACCTACCAGCAGCTCGCCATGGACCGGGTACGCGCCGTGGAGCACGGCCGCGCCGTGATGGTGCCGGTGACCAGCGGCGTCAGCGCGGTCATCAGGCCCGACGGATCCGTCGCCCAGCACACCGGCATGTTCGTCGCCGACACCCTGGTCGCCGACGTGCCCAAGAGGACCTCACTGACCCTCGCCACGCGCCTGGGCGGATGGCCGGAGCTGCTCCTCGTGGCTGTCGGCGTGGGCGGTCTCGGCTGGGCCGTGGTGCGCTCCCGCCGAGGCGGGCGCGCCGCCGGATAG
- a CDS encoding SchA/CurD-like domain-containing protein → MTPISGRISQSAFDGSRLRVILLLDLYEGAQQQFLDAYEHMRNQVASVPGHLSDQLCQSIENPSQWLITSEWESAPPFLAWVNSEEHVETVRPMHSCVKDTRSMRYSILRETNPAEPVTPAPAPAANAVAARVGDGAARHALTFTVKPGSESKVAEILAGYQSPQAQVDDTTRLRRTSLFMHGNRVVRAVEVEGDLLAALRHVARQPEVQAVEEAINPYLEQHRDLTDPESARVFFTRAALPAVHHVVSDIPVPTGLRRHALYYPAKKGRGMDLARLLAEQDAAAADAPGNPVYGSTVFQRDDIVVRLIDITGELDADPVASLGLSGAKKCEELEKLLDGAAIGVEGSLQTERNINRLLSHADMMPITDRSSAGS, encoded by the coding sequence ATGACCCCGATCTCAGGACGCATATCGCAGTCGGCCTTCGACGGCTCCAGGCTGCGAGTGATCCTTCTGCTCGATCTGTACGAGGGAGCCCAGCAGCAGTTCCTGGACGCGTACGAGCACATGCGCAATCAGGTCGCGTCCGTGCCCGGTCACCTCAGTGACCAGCTCTGCCAGTCGATCGAGAACCCCTCGCAGTGGCTCATCACCAGCGAGTGGGAGAGCGCCCCGCCCTTCCTCGCGTGGGTGAACAGCGAGGAGCACGTCGAGACCGTCCGGCCGATGCACAGCTGCGTCAAGGACACCAGGTCGATGCGCTACAGCATCCTCCGGGAGACCAACCCCGCCGAGCCGGTCACGCCGGCGCCGGCGCCGGCGGCGAACGCGGTGGCGGCCCGGGTGGGGGACGGCGCGGCGCGCCACGCCCTCACCTTCACCGTCAAGCCGGGCTCCGAGTCGAAGGTCGCGGAGATCCTGGCCGGTTACCAGTCGCCCCAGGCCCAGGTCGATGACACCACACGCCTGCGCCGCACCTCGCTCTTCATGCACGGCAACCGCGTCGTGCGGGCCGTGGAGGTCGAGGGCGACCTCCTCGCCGCGCTGCGCCACGTCGCCCGTCAGCCCGAGGTACAGGCGGTCGAGGAAGCCATCAACCCCTATCTCGAACAGCACCGGGACCTGACCGACCCCGAGTCGGCGCGCGTGTTCTTCACCCGGGCCGCGCTCCCGGCCGTCCACCACGTCGTGTCCGACATTCCGGTACCGACCGGCCTGCGGCGTCACGCCCTGTACTACCCGGCCAAGAAGGGCCGCGGGATGGACCTGGCCCGGCTGCTCGCCGAGCAGGACGCGGCCGCGGCGGACGCCCCGGGCAACCCGGTGTACGGCAGCACCGTCTTCCAGCGCGACGACATCGTGGTGCGTCTCATCGACATCACGGGTGAGCTCGACGCCGACCCCGTCGCCTCCCTCGGCCTCAGCGGCGCGAAGAAGTGCGAGGAGCTCGAGAAGCTCCTCGACGGCGCGGCCATCGGCGTCGAGGGCTCCCTGCAGACGGAGCGCAACATCAACCGGCTTCTGTCGCACGCCGACATGATGCCCATCACCGACCGCAGCTCGGCGGGTTCCTGA
- a CDS encoding class F sortase, whose protein sequence is MAARLPSPDQTESAPRERRSRRGPWIVWSVGIVVLLVSLFGGQEETSDITDSSGASRPAVELAPSSEPALPDPPTLPALPVPPTEPAAPAEPAAPAPVGKHLPRANPTRLLIPKIGVDAPFTRLTIGPTGQLQPPPAANTNLVGWQADGVSPGETGTAIIAGHVDTKTSAAVFASLRALKTGDTFTVKRDDSSTASFVVDSVETFAKNAFPNERVYGDTPQAQVRLITCAGAYDHGKKDYTDNLVVFAHLV, encoded by the coding sequence ATGGCAGCCCGGTTGCCTTCCCCCGATCAGACCGAGTCCGCGCCACGCGAGCGCCGCTCCCGCCGCGGCCCATGGATCGTGTGGTCCGTCGGAATCGTCGTTCTGCTGGTGAGCCTGTTCGGCGGTCAGGAGGAGACGTCCGACATCACCGATTCCTCCGGCGCTTCGCGTCCCGCGGTGGAGCTCGCGCCGTCCTCGGAGCCCGCTCTGCCCGATCCGCCTACTCTTCCCGCTCTGCCCGTTCCGCCCACAGAGCCCGCGGCGCCCGCAGAGCCCGCGGCGCCGGCGCCCGTCGGAAAGCATCTGCCGCGGGCGAATCCCACGCGGCTGCTCATCCCGAAGATCGGCGTGGACGCCCCCTTCACCCGCCTCACCATCGGCCCCACGGGCCAGCTCCAGCCCCCGCCCGCCGCCAACACGAACCTGGTCGGCTGGCAGGCCGACGGCGTGTCCCCGGGCGAGACCGGTACCGCGATCATCGCCGGGCATGTCGACACGAAGACGTCCGCCGCGGTGTTCGCCAGCCTCAGGGCTCTGAAGACGGGGGACACCTTCACCGTCAAGAGGGACGACTCGAGCACGGCCTCCTTCGTGGTCGACAGCGTCGAGACGTTCGCGAAGAACGCCTTCCCCAACGAGCGCGTGTACGGGGACACGCCCCAGGCCCAGGTCCGGCTGATCACCTGCGCCGGGGCGTACGACCACGGCAAGAAGGACTACACCGACAACCTGGTGGTCTTCGCCCATCTTGTCTGA
- a CDS encoding FAD-dependent oxidoreductase, whose amino-acid sequence MNRSEEAPEGTQDVPVLIVGGSLVGLSTSLFLGRLGVPHMLVERHSGTSIHPRGRGNNVRTMELFRVAGVQQRIEDAASVLADNHGILQTPTLVGDAGEWLFKEIDPGGGLARFSPGAWCLCSQNDLEPVLLDSARELGGDLRFHTELMSFEQDAEGVTAQLKSRDTGEHTTVRAKYLVAADGPRSPVRERLAIGQSGPGDLFHNVSVTFTSRGLADFVGDRRFIVCYLTNPEADGALLPVDNREHWVFHAPWHPENGETIEEFTDERCTEHIRRATGVPDLDVQITGRAAWHAAERVAERYSDGRVFLAGDSAHEMSPTGAFGSNTGIQDAHNLAWKLAAVLGGWAGPGLLESYDLERRPVAEATSARASSRSVEHSHPGYTPGPEAGGAGGPGGPGGPGGKKGGILNVALGYRYPRGAVLGVDPATPVVPEGMRLTGEPGSRAPHMWLHRADTRISSLDLYERSLVLLSSGGGDGAWHTAGTAIAQRLAVPLDSYRIGSGPDAELNPVGDVDWAEAHGVAPGGAVLVRPDGFVAWRSEGPSADPGKELRDALMGVLDRD is encoded by the coding sequence ATGAACCGATCGGAAGAGGCCCCGGAGGGCACTCAGGACGTGCCGGTACTCATAGTCGGCGGCTCCCTGGTGGGCCTGTCGACCTCGCTGTTCCTGGGGCGTCTCGGCGTCCCGCACATGCTCGTGGAGCGCCACTCGGGCACATCGATCCATCCACGCGGGCGCGGCAACAACGTGCGGACCATGGAGCTGTTCCGGGTCGCCGGAGTCCAGCAGCGCATCGAGGACGCCGCGTCGGTCCTGGCCGACAACCACGGCATCCTGCAGACACCGACCCTGGTGGGCGACGCCGGCGAGTGGCTGTTCAAGGAGATCGACCCCGGGGGCGGGCTCGCCCGCTTCAGCCCCGGCGCATGGTGCCTGTGCAGCCAGAACGACCTCGAACCCGTACTCCTGGACAGCGCACGGGAGTTGGGCGGGGACCTGCGGTTCCACACGGAACTGATGTCGTTCGAGCAGGACGCCGAGGGCGTGACCGCACAGCTCAAGAGCCGCGACACGGGCGAGCACACCACCGTCCGGGCGAAGTACCTCGTCGCGGCGGACGGGCCGCGCAGCCCCGTCCGCGAGCGGCTCGCCATCGGGCAGAGCGGCCCGGGCGACCTGTTCCACAATGTGAGCGTCACGTTCACCTCGCGCGGCCTCGCGGACTTCGTCGGCGACCGGCGCTTCATCGTGTGCTACCTCACGAACCCGGAGGCCGACGGCGCGCTCCTGCCGGTCGACAACCGCGAGCACTGGGTGTTCCACGCTCCCTGGCACCCCGAGAACGGGGAGACGATCGAGGAGTTCACCGACGAGCGGTGCACGGAACACATCAGGCGCGCCACCGGAGTCCCGGACCTCGACGTGCAGATCACCGGCAGGGCCGCCTGGCACGCCGCCGAGCGGGTCGCCGAACGGTACTCGGACGGGCGGGTGTTCCTCGCCGGCGACTCGGCCCACGAGATGTCCCCCACCGGGGCGTTCGGGTCCAACACCGGTATCCAGGACGCGCACAACCTCGCCTGGAAGCTGGCCGCTGTGCTGGGCGGCTGGGCAGGTCCCGGTCTGCTGGAGTCCTATGACCTGGAGCGCCGGCCCGTCGCGGAGGCGACGAGTGCCCGCGCCTCGTCGCGATCGGTCGAGCACAGCCACCCGGGATACACCCCTGGCCCGGAAGCCGGCGGCGCCGGCGGCCCTGGTGGTCCTGGCGGCCCCGGCGGCAAGAAGGGCGGCATCCTCAATGTGGCGCTGGGCTACCGCTATCCGCGCGGCGCGGTCCTCGGCGTCGACCCCGCGACGCCGGTCGTACCCGAGGGCATGCGGCTGACGGGCGAACCCGGGAGCCGCGCGCCCCACATGTGGCTGCACCGCGCCGACACCCGGATCTCCAGCCTCGACCTGTACGAGAGGTCGCTGGTGCTCCTGAGCTCCGGGGGTGGCGACGGCGCGTGGCACACCGCGGGGACGGCCATCGCACAACGGCTGGCCGTCCCGCTCGACTCGTACCGCATCGGCAGTGGGCCCGACGCGGAGCTGAACCCCGTGGGCGACGTGGACTGGGCCGAGGCCCATGGCGTCGCCCCGGGCGGTGCGGTCCTCGTCCGCCCCGACGGGTTCGTCGCGTGGCGGTCCGAAGGGCCGTCGGCGGATCCCGGGAAGGAACTGCGGGACGCTCTCATGGGAGTCCTGGACCGGGACTGA
- a CDS encoding helix-turn-helix domain-containing protein has translation MSHDRAQSPSGPAGPERPASSAEAPFLELLARGASADAYEQPVLVARAEGEEQGRIDALEQAKGLALRVRADLEGRRRREAELSALFETAHDLAGLRDLGAVLQAIVQRARSLLSTDVAYLTLNDPARGDTYMRVTEGSVAARFQQLRLGMGEGLGGLVAQTARPYVTEDYAQDIRFKHTRTIDTGVHDEGLVAILGVPLMLGPHVIGVLFAADRRARVFEREQIALLGSFAALAAAAIDTANLLSETREALGELERANEIIRDRGDVIERASDVHDRLAELVLRGGGVHDVAAAVSQVLDGTVEFADVVTAPDKPLDASRADGHAVRDGDDWVAAVAAGGELLGALVLRGHPGLDPVDQRTLERAAMVTSLLLLARRSASEAEQRVRGELLDDLLDARDRDPRLLRERAARLRADLDAAHVVLAARLETPGADAEQEAAARRRLWSAASHVAATRHGLAAARDGGTVLLLPLRTGDRASDLARRTAKHLSAAVHEQVTVGASAPVEDLTTRTDTVAAAYAEGQRCLDALRLLGRAGEGAAAEDFGFLGLLLADSRDISGFVERTMGEVVTYDQRRGTDLVRTLDAYFASGMSPARTKDALHVHVNTVAQRLERIGRLLGPDWQSPARALEIQLALRLHRLAGAMSG, from the coding sequence ATGTCGCACGATCGAGCACAGTCCCCGTCAGGACCCGCCGGCCCTGAGCGCCCCGCATCGAGTGCCGAGGCGCCGTTCCTCGAGCTCCTCGCCCGGGGCGCGTCCGCCGACGCCTACGAACAGCCCGTGCTGGTCGCTCGCGCCGAGGGCGAGGAGCAGGGGCGGATCGACGCCCTCGAGCAGGCCAAGGGGCTCGCCCTGCGGGTCCGCGCCGACCTCGAGGGCAGGCGCCGCCGCGAGGCCGAGCTGTCCGCGCTCTTCGAGACCGCCCACGACCTCGCCGGCCTGCGCGATCTGGGCGCCGTCCTCCAGGCCATCGTGCAGCGCGCCCGCTCCCTCCTCAGCACGGACGTCGCCTATCTGACGCTGAACGACCCGGCCAGGGGCGACACCTACATGCGGGTCACCGAGGGCTCCGTCGCCGCGCGCTTCCAGCAGCTCAGGCTCGGCATGGGCGAGGGGCTCGGCGGACTCGTCGCCCAGACCGCCCGGCCGTACGTCACCGAGGACTACGCGCAGGACATCCGCTTCAAGCACACGCGCACCATCGACACCGGAGTCCACGACGAGGGCCTCGTCGCGATCCTTGGCGTGCCGTTGATGCTCGGCCCCCATGTCATCGGCGTGCTGTTCGCCGCCGACCGGCGCGCGCGGGTCTTCGAGCGGGAGCAGATCGCGCTGCTCGGCTCCTTCGCGGCGCTCGCCGCGGCCGCCATCGACACCGCGAACCTTCTCTCGGAGACCCGGGAGGCGCTCGGCGAACTGGAGCGCGCCAACGAGATCATCCGGGACCGCGGCGATGTCATCGAGCGCGCGTCAGACGTCCACGACCGCCTCGCCGAACTCGTCCTGAGGGGCGGCGGGGTCCACGACGTGGCGGCGGCCGTCTCCCAAGTCCTCGACGGGACCGTGGAGTTCGCTGACGTGGTCACCGCCCCCGACAAACCCCTCGACGCCTCCCGCGCCGACGGGCACGCCGTGCGGGACGGGGACGACTGGGTCGCCGCCGTCGCGGCGGGCGGTGAACTCCTCGGCGCGCTCGTCCTGCGAGGCCACCCGGGGCTCGACCCCGTCGACCAGCGCACTCTGGAACGGGCCGCCATGGTCACCTCGCTCCTGCTCCTCGCCCGGCGCTCCGCCTCCGAGGCAGAACAGCGTGTACGGGGCGAGCTGTTGGACGATCTGCTCGACGCGCGGGACCGGGATCCGCGGCTGCTGCGGGAGCGCGCCGCGCGGCTGCGCGCCGACCTGGACGCCGCCCATGTGGTCCTGGCCGCGCGCCTGGAGACCCCGGGCGCCGACGCCGAACAGGAGGCCGCCGCCCGGCGCCGCCTGTGGTCCGCCGCGTCCCATGTCGCCGCCACCCGGCACGGGCTCGCCGCCGCGCGTGACGGGGGTACGGTCCTGCTGCTTCCCCTGAGAACCGGGGACCGGGCCTCCGACCTCGCCCGCCGCACCGCCAAGCACCTCTCCGCCGCGGTCCACGAGCAGGTCACCGTCGGCGCGTCGGCGCCCGTGGAGGACTTGACCACCCGCACCGACACCGTCGCCGCCGCGTACGCGGAGGGGCAGCGCTGCCTGGACGCCCTGCGCCTGCTCGGCAGAGCCGGGGAGGGCGCCGCCGCGGAGGACTTCGGCTTCCTCGGCCTGCTCCTCGCGGACAGCCGGGACATCTCCGGATTCGTCGAACGCACCATGGGCGAGGTCGTGACGTACGACCAGCGCAGGGGGACCGACCTCGTGCGCACGCTCGACGCCTACTTCGCCTCGGGCATGAGTCCCGCCCGCACCAAGGACGCGCTGCACGTGCACGTGAACACGGTTGCGCAGCGCCTGGAACGAATAGGGCGCCTGCTCGGCCCGGACTGGCAGTCGCCCGCGCGCGCCCTGGAGATCCAACTCGCGTTGCGGCTGCACCGGTTGGCCGGGGCGATGTCGGGCTGA
- a CDS encoding cupin domain-containing protein produces the protein MIKNPRIVDLSDTEPNRRRGGDLRAMLTPATVGSTSGFMGLALVQPGERIGEHYHPYSEEFVYVVNGALEVDLDGETYELRPDQGLLIPINMRHRFRNVGDVEARMVFHLGPLAPRPSLGHVDTEETEGAEAGPGFITGGPDLTAPGHGRPSERSGAIT, from the coding sequence ATGATCAAGAATCCACGCATCGTGGACCTGAGCGATACGGAGCCCAACCGCCGGCGAGGAGGTGATCTGCGGGCCATGCTCACGCCCGCGACGGTCGGCTCCACCAGTGGCTTCATGGGCCTGGCCCTCGTCCAGCCCGGCGAGCGCATCGGCGAGCACTACCACCCGTACTCGGAGGAGTTCGTCTACGTCGTCAACGGCGCCCTCGAGGTGGACCTGGACGGCGAGACGTATGAACTCCGCCCGGATCAGGGCCTGTTGATCCCGATCAACATGCGCCATCGCTTCCGCAACGTCGGCGACGTGGAGGCCCGTATGGTCTTCCACCTCGGCCCGCTCGCCCCGCGCCCCAGCCTCGGCCACGTCGACACGGAGGAGACCGAGGGCGCCGAAGCCGGACCCGGGTTCATCACCGGTGGCCCGGACCTGACGGCGCCAGGACACGGACGGCCGTCCGAGCGTAGTGGGGCCATAACGTGA
- a CDS encoding 3-hydroxybutyrate dehydrogenase, with protein sequence MTAPNAPLTAPLDLGGRIALVTGAAGGIGRACALRLAAAGAKVRAVDRDREGLDALAEQAGATPGGIEPHVLDLTDLDAAEECAAGADILVNNAGIQLVRPIEEFPPDVFHTVLTVMLEAPFRLVRGALPHMYEQGWGRIVNLSSVHGLRASAFKSAYVAAKHGLEGLSKTTALEGAAHGVTSNCVNPAYVRTPLVEKQIADQAAAHGIPEERVLAEVMLQDSALKRLIEPDEVAEAVAYLCSPHASFITGTSLVLDGGWTAH encoded by the coding sequence ATGACCGCGCCCAACGCACCCCTCACCGCGCCGCTCGATCTCGGCGGCCGCATCGCACTCGTCACCGGCGCCGCAGGCGGCATCGGCCGCGCCTGCGCGCTGCGGCTCGCCGCGGCCGGGGCCAAGGTGAGAGCGGTCGACCGGGACCGGGAGGGCCTTGACGCGCTGGCCGAGCAGGCCGGCGCCACCCCCGGTGGCATCGAGCCGCACGTCCTCGACCTCACCGACCTGGACGCGGCCGAGGAGTGCGCCGCGGGCGCCGACATCCTGGTCAACAACGCGGGCATCCAACTGGTGCGCCCCATCGAGGAGTTTCCGCCCGACGTCTTCCACACCGTCCTGACGGTGATGCTGGAGGCACCCTTCCGCCTGGTCCGCGGCGCCCTGCCGCACATGTACGAGCAGGGCTGGGGGCGCATCGTGAACCTCTCCTCGGTCCACGGCCTGCGCGCGTCCGCGTTCAAGTCCGCCTACGTCGCCGCCAAGCACGGCCTCGAAGGGCTCTCCAAGACCACCGCGCTCGAAGGCGCTGCGCACGGCGTCACCTCGAACTGCGTGAACCCCGCCTACGTCCGCACGCCGCTGGTCGAGAAGCAGATCGCCGACCAGGCCGCCGCCCACGGCATCCCCGAGGAACGGGTCCTGGCCGAGGTCATGCTCCAGGACAGCGCGCTCAAGCGGCTCATCGAACCCGACGAGGTCGCCGAGGCGGTCGCGTACCTGTGCAGCCCGCATGCCTCCTTCATCACCGGGACGTCGCTCGTTCTGGACGGCGGCTGGACTGCACACTGA
- a CDS encoding NUDIX hydrolase, whose protein sequence is MPTPEFIRKIRETVGHQLLLLPGVSAVVFDDDGRVLLGRRADTGKWAVLAGIPEPGEQPAEAAIREVYEETGVECVPERVVLVKTLKPVTYPNGDQCQFTDISFRCRATGGEARVNDDESLEVGWFELDSLPPLGDFCLLRIKQAASDGPTWFETTSER, encoded by the coding sequence ATGCCTACTCCAGAGTTCATCCGCAAGATCCGGGAAACCGTCGGGCACCAGCTCCTCCTGCTGCCCGGCGTCAGCGCCGTCGTCTTCGACGACGACGGCCGGGTCCTGCTCGGGCGGCGCGCCGACACCGGCAAGTGGGCGGTCCTCGCCGGAATCCCGGAGCCGGGGGAGCAGCCCGCAGAGGCCGCCATACGCGAGGTGTACGAGGAGACGGGCGTCGAGTGCGTGCCCGAGCGGGTCGTCCTGGTGAAGACGCTCAAGCCGGTGACGTACCCGAACGGCGACCAGTGCCAGTTCACCGACATCTCCTTCCGATGCCGGGCGACCGGCGGCGAGGCCCGGGTCAACGACGACGAGTCCCTCGAGGTGGGCTGGTTCGAGCTGGACTCGCTGCCGCCGCTGGGCGACTTCTGCCTGCTCCGGATCAAGCAGGCGGCCTCCGACGGGCCGACATGGTTCGAGACCACGTCCGAGCGCTGA
- a CDS encoding MFS transporter yields MASAATAPPPPASLRRIVAASLIGTTIEWYDFFLYGSAAALVFNKLFFPNTDPLVGTLLSFVTYAVGFAARPIGALVFGHFGDKLGRKKLLVLSLLMMGGATFAIGLLPTYDTVGVAAPVLLTVLRLVQGFALGGEWGGAVLLVSEHGDAKRRGFWASWPQTGAPAGQLLATGVLSLLTALISDSAFTSWGWRIPFLLSGVLVMVGLWIRLSVDESPVFKEALARAEARKAAQGGASEKTPLVAVLRHHWRDVLVAIGARMAENISYYVITAFILVYATTSAGVSKQTALNAVLIASAVHFAVIPAWGALSDRVGRRPVYLLGAAGVGLWMFPFFSLIDTGGFGNLILAVTVGLVLHGAMYAPQAAFFSEMFATRMRYSGASIGAQFASVAAGAPAPLIATALLADYGSSTPIALYVIAAAVLTLIAVGVAKETRHRDLAHVEEDGTAGEQAAAARTADARPA; encoded by the coding sequence ATGGCCTCCGCAGCAACCGCTCCCCCACCGCCCGCGAGCCTCCGGCGGATCGTCGCCGCGAGCCTCATCGGCACCACGATCGAGTGGTACGACTTCTTCCTCTACGGCTCCGCCGCCGCACTGGTCTTCAACAAGCTCTTCTTCCCCAACACCGATCCGCTCGTCGGCACGCTCCTCTCGTTCGTGACCTACGCCGTCGGGTTCGCCGCGCGGCCGATCGGCGCGCTCGTCTTCGGGCACTTCGGCGACAAGCTGGGCCGCAAGAAACTTCTGGTCCTGAGCCTGCTCATGATGGGCGGGGCGACGTTCGCGATCGGCCTCCTGCCGACGTACGACACGGTCGGCGTGGCCGCTCCGGTACTGCTCACCGTGCTGCGACTGGTCCAGGGCTTCGCGCTGGGCGGCGAGTGGGGCGGCGCCGTGCTCCTCGTCTCCGAGCACGGGGACGCCAAGCGGCGCGGCTTCTGGGCCTCCTGGCCGCAGACCGGAGCGCCCGCGGGACAACTCCTCGCCACCGGCGTGCTCTCCCTGCTGACCGCACTCATCTCCGATTCCGCCTTCACCTCCTGGGGCTGGCGCATCCCGTTCCTGCTGTCCGGTGTCCTCGTCATGGTCGGCCTGTGGATACGTCTCTCTGTCGATGAGTCACCCGTCTTCAAGGAGGCGCTGGCCCGGGCCGAGGCGCGCAAGGCCGCGCAGGGCGGCGCGAGCGAGAAGACGCCGCTCGTCGCCGTGCTGCGCCACCACTGGCGCGACGTCCTCGTCGCCATCGGCGCGCGCATGGCCGAGAACATCAGCTACTACGTCATCACCGCCTTCATCCTCGTGTACGCCACCACGTCGGCCGGCGTCTCCAAGCAGACCGCGCTGAACGCCGTACTCATCGCGTCCGCCGTGCACTTCGCCGTCATCCCTGCCTGGGGCGCGCTCTCCGACCGGGTCGGGCGCAGGCCCGTGTACCTGCTCGGGGCCGCGGGCGTGGGCCTGTGGATGTTCCCGTTCTTCTCGCTCATCGACACCGGCGGCTTCGGGAACCTGATCCTCGCCGTGACCGTGGGCCTCGTACTGCACGGGGCGATGTACGCACCGCAGGCGGCCTTCTTCTCCGAGATGTTCGCGACGCGGATGCGCTACTCGGGTGCTTCCATCGGCGCGCAGTTCGCCTCGGTCGCCGCCGGAGCACCCGCGCCGCTCATCGCCACGGCGCTCCTCGCGGACTACGGCAGCTCCACCCCGATCGCCCTGTACGTGATCGCCGCCGCCGTCCTGACGCTCATCGCCGTAGGCGTCGCGAAGGAGACCAGGCACCGCGACCTGGCTCACGTCGAGGAGGACGGCACCGCCGGCGAGCAGGCGGCCGCGGCCCGCACGGCGGACGCCCGCCCCGCCTGA